One window from the genome of Diospyros lotus cultivar Yz01 chromosome 11, ASM1463336v1, whole genome shotgun sequence encodes:
- the LOC127813516 gene encoding uncharacterized protein LOC127813516, which produces MGNCSLKGVADASAAKGGGSSSIRVMTDSGRVMQFEAPKLAGEVTGDFPGYGLFGKGRLSSPLQGHEQLHGGQFYYLLPVGKSGMSAQSGLESDKEVAEPVRMSTSAAVEVLLPPQRGVWRVKLVIATKQLEEILAEEVNTEALIEQMRLAASSASVTPRKSRVSWGVNWKPMLVNMFKGPVDHQGKVRSPDSCPDQGKDEGELVLAS; this is translated from the coding sequence ATGGGGAATTGTTCTCTGAAAGGTGTTGCTGATGCTTCTGCCGCTAAAGGTGGCGGTTCTTCTTCCATAAGGGTGATGACGGATTCCGGCCGTGTGATGCAGTTTGAGGCCCCGAAGCTCGCTGGAGAAGTCACTGGCGACTTCCCCGGGTATGGGCTTTTCGGGAAGGGGCGGCTGTCGTCGCCGTTGCAGGGCCATGAGCAGCTCCATGGTGGCCAGTTTTACTATCTACTTCCTGTTGGGAAGAGTGGGATGTCGGCTCAAAGTGGCCTGGAATCTGACAAGGAGGTGGCGGAGCCGGTGAGGATGTCAACAAGCGCGGCGGTGGAGGTGCTGCTGCCACCGCAGAGGGGCGTTTGGAGGGTGAAGCTGGTGATTGCCACCAAACAGTTGGAGGAGATACTGGCTGAGGAGGTGAACACAGAGGCCTTGATTGAGCAGATGAGGCTGGCAGCAAGTTCTGCCAGCGTTACGCCTAGAAAGTCCAGGGTAAGTTGGGGAGTCAATTGGAAGCCTATGCTTGTGAATATGTTCAAAGGGCCTGTTGATCACCAAGGCAAAGTCCGGTCACCGGATTCCTGTCCCGACCAGGGGAAGGATGAGGGTGAGCTCGTCCTGGCATCTTGA